From a single Diceros bicornis minor isolate mBicDic1 chromosome 6, mDicBic1.mat.cur, whole genome shotgun sequence genomic region:
- the TRIM8 gene encoding E3 ubiquitin-protein ligase TRIM8 — protein sequence MAENWKNCFEEELICPICLHVFVEPVQLPCKHNFCRGCIGEAWAKDSGLVRCPECNQAYNQKPGLEKNLKLTNIVEKFNALHVEKPPAALHCVFCRRGPPLPAQKVCLRCEAPCCQSHVQTHLQQPSTARGHLLVEADDVRAWSCPQHNAYRLYHCEAEQVAVCQYCCYYSGAHQGHSVCDVEIRRNEIRKMLMKQQDRLEEREQDIEDQLYKLESDKRLVEEKVSQLKEEVRLQYEKLHQLLDEDLRQTVEVLDKAQAKFCSENAAQALHLGERMQEAKKLLGSLQLLFDKTEDVSFMKNTKSVKILMDRTQTCTGSSLSPPKIGHLNSKLFLNEVAKKEKQLRKMLEGPFSTPVPFLQSVPLYPCGVSSSGAEKRKHSTAFPEASFLETSSGPVGGQYGAAGTASGEGQSGQPLGPCSSTQHLVALPGGAQPVHSSPVFPPSQYPNGSAAQQPMLPQYGGRKILVCSVDNCYCSSVANHGGHQPYPRSGHFPWTVPSQEYSHPLPPTPSVPQSLPGLAVRDWLDASQQPGHQDFYRVYGQPSTKHYVTS from the exons ATGGCAGAGAATTGGAAGAACTGCTTCGAGGAGGAGCTCATCTGCCCCATCTGCCTGCATGTCTTCGTGGAGCCGGTGCAATTGCCGTGCAAACACAACTTCTGCCGGGGCTGCATTGGCGAGGCGTGGGCCAAGGACAGCGGCCTGGTGCGCTGCCCGGAGTGCAACCAGGCCTACAACCAGAAGCCGGGCCTGGAGAAGAACCTGAAGCTCACCAACATCGTGGAGAAGTTCAACGCCCTGCACGTGGAGAAGCCGCCGGCGGCGCTGCACTGCGTGTTCTGCCGCCGCGGCCCCCCGCTGCCCGCGCAGAAGGTCTGCCTGCGCTGCGAGGCGCCCTGCTGCCAGTCCCACGTGCAGACGCACCTGCAGCAGCCCTCCACCGCCCGCGGGCACCTCCTGGTGGAGGCGGACGACGTGCGGGCCTGGAGCTGCCCGCAGCACAACGCCTACCGCCTCTACCACTGCGAGGCCGAGCAGGTGGCCGTGTGCCAGTACTGCTGCTACTACAGCGGTGCGCATCAGGGACACTCGGTGTGCGACGTGGAGATCCGGAGGAATGAGATCCGG AAGATGCTGATGAAGCAGCAGGACCGGCTGGAGGAGCGAGAGCAGGACATTGAGGACCAGCTATACAAACTCGAGTCAGACAAGCGCCTGGTGGAG GAGAAGGTGAGCCAGCTGAAGGAGGAGGTGCGGCTGCAGTACGAGaagctgcaccagctgctggatGAGGACCTGCGGCAGACGGTGGAGGTCCTGGACAAGGCCCAGGCCAAGTTCTGCAGCGAGAACGCAGCGCAGGCGCTGCACCTCGGGGAGCGCATGCAGGAGGCCAAGAAACTCCTGGGCTCCCTGCAGCTGCTGTTCGACAAGACGGAGGATGTCAGCTTCATGAAG AACACCAAGTCTGTGAAAATCCTAATGGACAG GACACAGACCTGCACGGGCAGCAGCCTTTCTCCCCCTAAGATCGGCCATCTGAACTCCAAGCTCTTCCTGAACGAGGTGGCCAAGAAGGAGAAGCAGCTGCGGAAGATGCTAGAAG GCCCCTTCAGCACACCGGTGCCCTTCCTGCAAAGCGTCCCCCTGTACCCTTGTGGCGTGAGCAGCTCTGGGGCGGAAAAGCGCAAGCACTCAACGGCCTTCCCTGAGGCCAGTTTCCTAGAGACGTCGTCGGGCCCTGTGGGCGGCCAGTATGGGGCAGCGGGCACAGCCAGCGGCGAGGGCCagtcagggcagcccctgggGCCCTGCAGCTCCACGCAGCACTTGGTGGCCCTGCCGGGCGGCGCCCAACCAGTACACTCAAGTCCTGTGTTCCCCCCATCGCAGTATCCCAATGGCTCCGCCGCCCAGCAGCCCATGCTCCCCCAGTATGGCGGCCGCAAGATTCTCGTCTGTTCTGTGGACAACTGTTACTGTTCTTCCGTGGCCAACCATGGCGGCCATCAGCCCTACCCCCGCTCCGGCCACTTCCCCTGGACAGTACCCTCGCAAGAGTACTCACACCCACTCCCGCCCACACCCTCCGTCCCCCAGTCCCTTCCTGGCCTGGCGGTCAGAGACTGGCTCGACGCCTCCCAGCAGCCTGGCCACCAGGATTTCTACAGGGTGTATGGGCAGCCGTCCACCAAACACTACGTGACGAGCTAA